The DNA window AAGCACATGGTAATGGCGGCGGTCAATGTCATCTTGCCGTGGTCTACGTGGCCTATTGTGCCTACGTTAACGTGGGGCTTATTGCGTAAAAATTTTTCCTTTGCCATTGGATTCCTCCTTTTAGGTTCCTCGCATACCTAAGCAATCTTTTTCACTGGAGCTGCTGATCGGGATCGAACCGATGACCCCGTCCTTACCAAGGACGTGCTCTACCAACTGAGCTACAGCAGCGCAAGCCTTCCGGCGTGCACTTCGGGTCGTTCTTTTGAGTTTTCAAGCATAAAAGCAAAAAACGCAAAAAATCCACCCCCCGGTAATTTACCGCTTTTACCGTAAAAACATGTGGATTATTTGTTGAACTATACGCTTTTAGACGTAGGGCTAAAGTATAGCAGGATTTATTTTTTTGTCAAGAATTTTTTTACGTTATTTTTTATTTTCTCTTCTTTAATAACACTACTGCCGAAATCACCGCTATGGCTATGATAATTACCGTTACGACAGCGCCCAGCCGGCCTTTAAATATGGCGTTATATCCTACGGATAGATGGGCTCCCTCGTCCTCGGTCAAAAGGAGTTTCGAAAAACGGAATGCCTTCCCGACCTGCGGCACATCTATCTTTATCGGGAGCACCCCTTTCTGGCTCGCCTTATCGAGCACCTCTCTCTCTACTCTCACCTGCTGTTGCGCCATATCGAATGAATTCATATATTCGGCCTTCTCTTCTACCGAGCCCGAAACTTTAATATTCTGGACTCCGTTCCTCTCTCTCAACGTCGAACTTAACGAAAACAGCTCGATACTCTCTTCCGCCTTTCTTATATCGCCTCCGAATCCGAAATAATTAAGGTCCTTCGGGAGAAATACCGACCAATAGGCGACGTTCGTCGGGATATCCGCCTTGGGGAGATCGAGCGATAACTTTCCGATGAATCCCAATTTGGCGCCTCTCTCGAGATATACTATCTCGACGGGTATCTGCGAAAGTCCCTCGCCCCTTAATTTTGATTTCTCCAGCGGGATGAGCACGTGGCCTTCTTTATCCTTCGCCGGCTTAACGGGAACTCCGGACACGGAAGCGCTCCAAAGCGTAGCGTCAGCGGGCAATGTGAGTTTAAGGAATTGTTTTACGTTATTGCGCAGCTGGAAGACGGCCTTTGTAAGGCTCTTGCCTTCATCCGTGATCAGCGTCACATAATTGGCCTGATCTATCGCGGCGACGAGCACGGGGATCTCTTCATGCTTCGTGACCTCGACCTGGATATCGTAATCATCGTTCAAGTATTTGAACGCGAGAAGAATCGGGTTGGCGCTCCTGTCCCAGATTGACGGCGGAAGTTCTTTTACGTCTATGGCGGAGGCCTTCTGGAGTTTATTGACCTTGAGCTCGACGTTGCTCATCGACGCGATGCCTATGAAACCCTTGTTCCTTTCGACGCCGACCGGCCTAATCGCCGGAAGCTGCGCCACGATCGAACCTTCCCCTATCGGCTGCTCACTTATGAACTCGATATTGTAATTCCCTTTTACGCCGTACTTCAGGTAGACGTCGAGCAGCTGGTGTCCGGATTCTTTTGTAACCTTCCAGTCACGCAGGTCGCCCGCCCTTACTTCCAGGACGGTCACGTCCTCGGGTATCTCGACGCGCATAGCCGATATCTCAGCCTGGAGGATGGAATAACCTATTACCGTATTGCAGCGAAGCACACCTTCGCCGACCGAGAAGAAATTATTTACCGTAGAATAGACCTTGGGCTCCAATTTCACGTGCGCTATCGTTTCTTTAGGCAGGGCCTTTGTCCAGCGCACGAGGATATTATTCGTCATCGGCATGATCGCCCAGGCAACGGTCTTGTCCTTCTCTTCCTTTGTCTCGGTCTTTATCGAAGGTTCGATGAACACGTCGGTCCGCGTCTCCGCTATAGTGAATTCGAACTCCGACACGGGAGCGGGCATCATCTCGACATTGAACTGGCCCGGGCCCTCTTCGCGTTCCCTGTTGACCTTAATAAGGTATTCGAGGTCGAGCCTGTATTTTCCGGGCTTATCCACGATAAGCATATATTTGTTGCCTTCGGCCATCACATATGACGCGCCGCGGTTTACGCTGACTTCTATAAGGCCGACGCCGTCTTTCCTTACAATGGGTATCTTTACCGTCCCTTTTCCGAAGACCTCAAAGTTTACCTCGCCTTTGACATCGGCGATATCCTCTTCAAGTGAGGCGTTATATTTTGTCGAATAGACGGCGTATGTGGCGGATTGGGATATCTGTCCGGGATTAACAGACTTATATCTCTTCATATCCTCGCCGGCTGAGATCTCGTCCGTTTCCTTGTTGGCCCAGACGGCTTGATTCTGTAATTGTATATTTCTGGTGCCTATCTTGCCGCCGTATTTATCCTTTGCCGCTGCTAATGCCGCGGTCGCGGATACTAGTAATGTTATGCATAACGCCGCCGCAAATAAACGCCTCATTTTCATTCTCCTTTTTACCAGGTATACTTTGCCGTGTAGGTGACCTTGGCTTGCCCGTTCTTCGGGACCTTGACCACGTATTCTATAGTAGAAGCATCTTTCTTCTCGAAATTCATGGACGTAGCGGTTATCTCCCAGCCTGTGTATCTCCACAGCTTCTCGACCACCCTTACTTCCACGTCCTGTTCCTTGTGGTTGCGAAGGACTATTTCGAAGGATTCCCGGGCGGTGCGGTACTCGGTCTTGAAATCCTTACGGGTCCTTTCGCCCACTACATCGAATGCATTCCCTATATATAGGCGTATTTTCTCGTCCTTCGGTGTGTGCTCTATGGCGTCTTCACCGATGAACTGCAGGGATCCGTCGGTATCTTTCTTGTAGACCTTTACCTTGCCCTGCGGAAGCGGCATACCGAGGTTGTTGGCTTTGCTGTTGACCACTTCCAGCTCTACCCTGGTATTCTCTTTCAGCGTCTCATCCCTGTCCGAATAATACCACCAGCTGTTGTTGCCCTTCGAAGGGTCGAATATCAGCTCTTTCTTTACCGAAACGCCGGACGAATTTATCAACGATATCTGCTTGTTCTGATTGTTCTTTATCGTGGCGGGGCGTTGCAAGGTATACATATGATATTCAAAGAACGATTTCTCCTCGAACTGCGGGGCGCTTGACGCCTTCGCTTCCATCAGCATCATCTTGTCGGCGCGGAGGCCGCCTACCGCGTATGCGCGTTTTATTTCACCGGCTATCAGTTTTATCTTCGCGTCTTTATATGTAGTACCGCAATTATTAGTAATGCTGACCCAACCGTCGAGGTCCAGGCTCTTGTCGTCCTTGTCGAGGACCGTGACGTATTCGCAGTTCCAGTTGATGCCGTTGGTAAGATAAGATACCTCGGTGAGGTGCTTCATCTTCTTGTCGCTGTTGATCAGCCAGATGAGAGTCGGCTTCGTGATAAGGCCTTCGGGAAGTTTATCGAAAGATATCTGTTTGATGTTATCCGGGCGAGCGACCATAGCAAGGCCGTCCTTCGTCTGGATGACCAGCTGGCTGTCATCGTAGCTTAACAGCGTGCCTTCGTAGACATCCCCTTCTTTTGTCACGACCTTAATCGGCTTGTCTATGTATTTAAAGAGGAGCTTGCCGGCGTTGACCAGGTCGTATTCGTAATTCTGTTCGAGAATGCCGCATGAGGCCGGGGCCGAGAGCGAGGTGAAATGCACGGACGTGGGCTCTATGAGCGCGGCCACATCTTTGAACTCTATCCTGTTTATGCCTTTATCGAGGTCGAAATAGCGCTGGTCCTTGACCAACGCGAAATTCTGGTTGTAGATGGTGACTTCTACGGATTCCTGGGCCAAGGCTGAGGAAGCGAACAACAGCGAAAGTACGGCTAAGGCAAGCTTTTTCATTTGGAACCTCCTTTTACCCAATTAGACAAGGAAGGCGGTAAAAAGTTCCCGGAAATTATTTCGAAGAAAACTTCTTTTCCGCCTCTTTGATCAGTTTCTGGTAATCGGCAGCTTCACCGTATCCCGTGCGCGATACCAGCATTGTGCCGTCAGGCCTCGCTATGACTACGAATGGCAGGGTTTTTCCTCCTACAGAATATCGTTTGAAAAAATCGGTATTTTGCTTTTTATTATCACAGTTGATGTCGGCGATGATATACCGGTCGGCTTTCAAATTTACGGCGTTTGTCCTTATCATTTTTTTCAGGTGCTGGCAGTTGGTGCAGGCCTCGCGGCCTAAAATGACGAATATCATCTTGCGGTTAGCTTTCGCCCTGGAGGCCGCCTGTTCGAGATCGTTTTCCCAGGCAAAGGCGTGGGAGAATGTGAAGGTCAATGCCAGGCTTGCCAAGAATATCTTGAGAAGCTTTTTCATTTGGAACCTCCTTTTATTTTACGCCTTGGCGATCGTCCAAATGCCGATTATCACGAACCCTATGCCGGCGACCCAGGAGAGATGTTTCGGCTCCACGTATTTCCCCAAGGTATTCCCAACTAATACGGCTATCCCTGACGCGAATACAAGCGCGGACGCCGAAGCCAGGAATACCATTAATCTTGAATTCTGCGCATTTGTCGCGAAGAGCATAGTCGCAAGCTGTGTCTTGTCCCCGAGCTCTGCGAGTAACACCGTCGTAAATATCGTAAAAAATATTCTTAGGTCCATCCTATGGCCTCCTTGGTATATTTTATGATTAGCTACGTCTATATGCGGGGATCATGGAGCGGGCGAGGAGAATCGAACTCCCGTGAACAGCTTGGAAGGCTGCCGTTCTACCATTGAACTACGCCCGCAACGATTTCGGACACTGCTTGCAATCGTTTCGGCGTACGGCAATCGCCGAAATCGTTGTAAGGGAAGAAACTACGTTTCTCCCCTTACAATTCCCCTCTTCCTAAGAGGAAAAAACGTTTACAACAAAATGGTGGGCAGAGGAGGACTTGAACCTCCGAAGGCATAGCCATCAGATTTACAGTCTGACCCCTTTGACCGCTCGGGAATCTGCCCAAATTATCAAATGGAGCTGGCGAAGGGATTTGAACCCCCGACCCGCGGTTTACAAAACCGCCGCTCTACCAACTGAGCTACGCCAGCAACGATTTCGGAAACTGCTCCCTCTTCCTAAGAGGAAGAGAGCTTCTTAATTGCAGCCGGTATTTTATCTAATAAATCCGAGGCGAGCATGCTGACCTCGCCTTTATCTTTTGCCGCCAGGTCGCCCGCGAGCCCATGCAGGTATACGCCGAGCTTCGCCGAGTCAAAAGGCCTTATGCCCTGCCCGATGAACGACGCGATCATGCCGGTAAGCACATCTCCTGTACCGCCCTTGGCCATGCCGGGATTTCCCGTGGAATTGACATATCTCCTTCCGCCAGGAGCGGCCACGACCGTGCGGTGGCCCTTCAAAACGCAGACCACATTATACTTATTCGCGAACTCTTTTGCAACTTTTTCTTTAGCCGCCGAAACCTTTTTCACGCTCAACCCGGCCAACCTCGACATCTCACCGGGATGGGGCGTGACAACAACAGGCGCTTTGGCGCGCCTGAGCAGCTCCGCCCTGCCCTCAAGCGCGTTTAAACCGTCCGCATCGAGGACTACCGGTCCTTTTAAGGCGATTATAAGCTTCCTTACAAGCCGCTGCGTGCCCGGGTTACGCGACAAACCGGGCCCTATAGCCAGGCAATCGGCCTTATCGGCAAATTTCATGATCCCCGCATAGGCCTTTTCGCTTAACGTACCGCCGCGTGTCTCCGGCAGGGGCTTAGTCATTACCTCGGTGAGCTTCCTTGCCATGATAGGATTGAGGCTTCTCGCTATCCCCAGCGTCACAAGCCCGCTTCCCGAGAGCAGCGCCGCCCGGGAGCAGAGGGCTGCCGCGCCGGTAAATCCCGGCGAGCCGGCCAGGACAAAGACGCGGCCATAGTCGCCTTTGTTGGAATCGGCTTTTCTTTTCGGGATTTTCATCATTTTAATAATATGCAGTTGCCGACCGCGTAATTTTTGGTATGCGAAAGGCTGACGACGGCCTTCTTGACCCCGCGCTTTGTCATTAGCCTTTTTGCGGTGCCTCTGAGGACTACCAGGGGTTTTCCGTGCTTATCGTTTATTATCTCCACGTCGGTCCAGGCGATGGGGTTATTCCCGTCGCCTCCGAAGGCCTTGTACACGGCCTCTTTCGCGGCGAACCGGGCCGCAAGATGCTGCTCGGGCGAGACTCTTCTCCTGCAGTAGGCAAGCTCACGCTTGGTAAATATCTTATCGAGGAACCGGGCCCCGAACTTCTTGGCGGCGGCTTTTATCCTCTTGACTTCGACTATATCTACCCCGAATCCTTCTATCATCTTATCAGCGCAATCATCTCCTTTACTGCTTTATCGAGCCCGGTGAAGACGGCACGCGAGATTATCGAGTGGCCGATATTGAGCTCCTCTATCCCTTTTATC is part of the Candidatus Omnitrophota bacterium genome and encodes:
- a CDS encoding GTP-binding protein, with the protein product MAKEKFLRNKPHVNVGTIGHVDHGKMTLTAAITMC
- a CDS encoding thioredoxin family protein, yielding MKKLLKIFLASLALTFTFSHAFAWENDLEQAASRAKANRKMIFVILGREACTNCQHLKKMIRTNAVNLKADRYIIADINCDNKKQNTDFFKRYSVGGKTLPFVVIARPDGTMLVSRTGYGEAADYQKLIKEAEKKFSSK
- a CDS encoding TMEM165/GDT1 family protein; protein product: MDLRIFFTIFTTVLLAELGDKTQLATMLFATNAQNSRLMVFLASASALVFASGIAVLVGNTLGKYVEPKHLSWVAGIGFVIIGIWTIAKA
- the acpS gene encoding holo-ACP synthase, producing the protein MIEGFGVDIVEVKRIKAAAKKFGARFLDKIFTKRELAYCRRRVSPEQHLAARFAAKEAVYKAFGGDGNNPIAWTDVEIINDKHGKPLVVLRGTAKRLMTKRGVKKAVVSLSHTKNYAVGNCILLK
- a CDS encoding pyridoxine 5'-phosphate synthase, giving the protein QLRKLTEAAGYALSLGLGVNAGHGLNYNNVRDVARIKGIEELNIGHSIISRAVFTGLDKAVKEMIALIR
- a CDS encoding NAD(P)H-hydrate dehydratase, producing MMKIPKRKADSNKGDYGRVFVLAGSPGFTGAAALCSRAALLSGSGLVTLGIARSLNPIMARKLTEVMTKPLPETRGGTLSEKAYAGIMKFADKADCLAIGPGLSRNPGTQRLVRKLIIALKGPVVLDADGLNALEGRAELLRRAKAPVVVTPHPGEMSRLAGLSVKKVSAAKEKVAKEFANKYNVVCVLKGHRTVVAAPGGRRYVNSTGNPGMAKGGTGDVLTGMIASFIGQGIRPFDSAKLGVYLHGLAGDLAAKDKGEVSMLASDLLDKIPAAIKKLSSS
- a CDS encoding DUF4139 domain-containing protein, with translation MKKLALAVLSLLFASSALAQESVEVTIYNQNFALVKDQRYFDLDKGINRIEFKDVAALIEPTSVHFTSLSAPASCGILEQNYEYDLVNAGKLLFKYIDKPIKVVTKEGDVYEGTLLSYDDSQLVIQTKDGLAMVARPDNIKQISFDKLPEGLITKPTLIWLINSDKKMKHLTEVSYLTNGINWNCEYVTVLDKDDKSLDLDGWVSITNNCGTTYKDAKIKLIAGEIKRAYAVGGLRADKMMLMEAKASSAPQFEEKSFFEYHMYTLQRPATIKNNQNKQISLINSSGVSVKKELIFDPSKGNNSWWYYSDRDETLKENTRVELEVVNSKANNLGMPLPQGKVKVYKKDTDGSLQFIGEDAIEHTPKDEKIRLYIGNAFDVVGERTRKDFKTEYRTARESFEIVLRNHKEQDVEVRVVEKLWRYTGWEITATSMNFEKKDASTIEYVVKVPKNGQAKVTYTAKYTW